CACAAGGATGACAACTGGCATATCATCGCCGCAGTCTCTGCGGCGGCGGTAGCCCGATTGCTTTTCGAGACTTTGGCTAAGGCCGACAGCTAGGATGGGCTCTTTCTGTCTGGGCAGCTCCGGCCGAATTACGCGCTCTCGCCAGCTAGGTGGTCTTCGCCAGGACCTCGAGTGGGTCGCCTGTTTCGTTTAATCCGTCCGGCTGGATTCCCATTCCATTAGAGATGGCCGCCGGCCAGGCGACGCGCTTTAAGTCTTTGATTTTGGGCGACATGCGTTAACGTCCGAAATCTCGGCAAGTATTCGCCCTTGGCGATTTTGAATGAAGAAATCAAACCGACGGAGAGAAAGATGCGGCAGGCGCTGATCGTATGGGGCGGATGGGAAGGCCACGAACCCGAAGCCGGGGCCAACGTCGTCAAGACGATGCTCGAGGAAGAAGGCTTTGCCGTGCGCGTGGAAAACACGACCGCGGTGTTCGCCGATCCGGCCATCGCAGAGCTCAGCCTGATCGTGCCGATCTACACCATGTCCAAGCTCGCCAAGGCCGAAGCGGCCAATCTGACCAAGGCCGTCGAGAGCGGCGTCGGTCTCGGAGGCTATCATGGCGGCATGGGCGATGCATTTCGCGAATCGACGGAATACCAGTTCATGTGCGGCGGCCAGTGGGTCGCGCATCCCGGCAATATCATCGATTACCGGGTGAACATCGTGCGGCGCGACGATCCGATCATGGCCGGCATCGAGGATTTCGCTTACCGCTCCGAGCAGTATTACATGCATGTCGATCCATCGAACGAAGTGCTGGCGACCACCACCTTCTCGGGCGAACACGCGCCGTGGATCGACGGCGTGGTCATGCCGGTCGTGTGGAAGCGCCGGCATGGCAAGGGCCGGGTGTTTTATTCGTCACTCGGCCATGTAGCCAAGGAGTTCGAGGTTCCGCAGATGCGAACGATCCTGCGCCGCGGCCTGATCTGGGCGGCACGCTGAGCTGGCACAGATCATATGAATTGTGATTTACATAAGATCTAGCCTTCCATACAACAGCTGGCGGCAGAGTGCTCTACGGGAGAGGATTGCGTGGAAACCATCGTTCCTTCGGATGCAATCGGCTGGATGCCTTCGGTCGACCAGGGCGGGGCGAGCGTGCACAACGCCGTCGTCAGCGTGCTGGGCAGCCGCATCCTGGGCGGGAACTATGCTCCCGGTGACGCCTTGCCGCGCGAGGACGAGCTCTGCGCCATGCTGGGCGTCAGCCGCACCTCGGTCAGGGAAGCGGTCAAGGTGCTGTCGGCGAAAGGCCTCGTCGAGGCCAGGCGGCGCGCCGGCGTGCGCGTGCTGCCGCGCGACAACTGGCGGCTGCTCGACCCGGTGGTCCTTGGCTGGCACCCGGCGATCCAGGACGACGAGGAACTGGTCTCCGGCCTTTTGGAGGCACGCAGAATCTTCGAGCCGGCGGCCGCGGAACTCGCCGCCAGGCGCGCCACCGCTGCCGATCTCGCCGATATCGAGCGCGCGGTGGTCGGCATGCGCGACAACATCCCGCGCGATCTCAACGCCGTCTGCCAGGCGGATCTTGCCTTCCACAAGGGTGTCATCGCCGCCAGCCACAATGTCGTGCTCAAGGGGTTGGTCGGCATGCTGGAGGCTGCGCTGCGCGCCACATTCCTCGTCACCAACCCGCTGATGGAAGCACAGTCGCGCGCGCTCTCGGCGCATGTCGCAGTGCTGGAGGCGATCCGCATCCGCGATACCGCCGGCGCCCGCGCCGCCATGAACAGGCTGCTCGACATCGCCGCCGACGACCTCCACACAAAAGCCTGACACTCCTTCTTGACGCCATTTTAGATCGTATGATAATCGGATTTCATATGATCTAAAAGCCGTCTGGGAGGAGTTGCGCTTGAGAATCGTGGCGATCACCACGCGCGTCGTGAACGCGGATATGCGCAACTGGGTGTTCGTGCGTATCGAGACCGACCAGCCGGGTCTCTACGGCTGGGGCGAGGCGACGCTGGAATGGAAGACCCAGGCCGTCGTCGGCGCCGTCGCCGACCTGGCGCCGCTGCTGATCGGCCGCGATCCGCGCGACATCGAGCAGGCGGTGCGCATCCTCAAGAAGCATTCGTTCTGGCGGCTGGGCGTCATCGGCATGTCGGCCGTCTCGGGCATCGAGCTGGCGCTCTGGGACATTTTCGGCAAATGGCTCGATCAGCCGGTCTGGCGATTGCTCGGCGGCAAGGTGCGCGACCGGGTCAAGGTCTATACCCATCTCGGCCTCGGCGACATGCGCGCCGTCTATGAAACGCTGGACACCGAGCCGCTGGTGCAGCGGGCCTCCGAGGTGGTAGCCAGAGGCTATCGCGCGCTGAAGGCCGTCTTCATCCCTTATAGCCACTATCACGCTCCGCTCATCGAGGTCGACAAGGTCGGCCGGCTCATGGAGGCGCTGCGCAAGACGGTCGGGCCGGAAGTCGAGATCATGGTTGACTTCCACGGCCGTCCCGCCTCCGCTTCGACCGCGCTCGCCTATATAGACGCGCTCGCGCCGCACCGGCCTATGTTCGTCGAGGAGCCGCTGCCGCCTGGCGAGACCGGCGCGCTGGCGCAGCTTGCCGCCAAATCGCGCGTGCCGATCGCCACCGGCGAGCGGTTGGTCGACCGTCCCGAATTCGACGATCTGTTCCGGGCAGGGGCGGTCGATATCGTGCAGCCGGACATCTGCCATTGCGGCGGCCTGCTCGAGGCCAAGAAGATCGCGGCGATGGCCGAGGCGGTGTCCGTGGGGGTGGCGCCGCACAATCCGCTCGGCCCGATTGCGGGCGCCGCGGCGCTGCATTTCGCCGTCTCCACCCCCAACCACCTGATCCAGGAGGAGATGGTCGGCGCCGTGCCCTGGTATTTCGAGGTCGTGAAGGGGCCGATCCGCATGGTCGACGGCTGCTGGCAGGTGCCGGACGCGCCGGGGCTCGGCGTCGAGGTCGACGAAGCGGTCGCAGAGCGGCATCCTTACAAGCCTGAAGTCATGCACACCACCAACGCCGTGCTTGCCGACGGCACCATCGTGGACTGGTGACGATGGCCGGGCGTCTCAAGGACAAGGTGGCGATCATCACCGGCGCCGGGCGCGGCATCGGCGAGGCGACGGCGCGCGCGATGGCGGCCGAAGGCGCCGCGATCGTGGTGGCGGAAAAGGACGCTTCGGCGGGGGCGAAGGTCGTCGCCTCGCTCGTCGAAAGCGGTGCGCGGGCGCTGTTCGTGGAAACCGACGTCGCCGACAGCAGATCCTGCGAAGCGATGGCGGAACAAGCGCTCGCCGCCTTCGGCCGCATCGACGTGCTGGTCGCCAATGCCGGCATCAATGTTTTCCACGAGCCGCTGGAAACCACGGAGGAGGAATGGCGGCGCTGCTTTGCCGTCGATCTCGACGGCGTGTGGTATTCGGCGCGCGCGGTTCTGCCGGCGATGCGGGCTCAGAAGCAGGGGTCGGTCGTCGCCATCGCGTCCTGCCATTCCTTCGCGATCATCCCGTCCACCTTTCCCTACCCTGTCGCCAAGCACGGGTTGCTCGGCCTGGTGCGGTCGCTCGGCATCCAATACGCCGCCGAAGGTGTCCGTGTGAACGCGATCGCGCCCGGCTACATCGAGACGCAGATCGCGGTCGACTACTGGAATACATTTGCGGACCCGCAGGCGGAGCGCCAGCGCATCTACGACCTGCACCCGCCGCGCCGTATCGGCCGGCCGGAGGAGGTGGCGATGACCGCCGTCTTCCTCGGCTCAGACGAGGCGCCGTTCATCAACGCGGCCTGCATCGTCATCGATGGCGGGCGCTCGGTTCTCTACCACGAATGAGGTTTCGCACCGGCGGCCGGTCGCCGGAAACGTCTTCAAAGCAGATCACGTCCCGCCGGCCCGGGATCGATAGGGAGGAAAGCCAATGAAAAAGATGATCAAGATATGCCTTGCGGTGGCGGCGACCGCAGCCGTCGCGTTGACGGTCCATGGCGCCGGCGCGCAGGACAAGATGAAGTTCGGCTACATCAACAAGATGGGCGACCATCCCTGGTTCGTGCGCGAGGTGAAAGGCGCCAAGGACAAGGCCGCCGAGCTCGGCGTCGACCTGCTTGTCCAGGACGTCCAGTTCGACGCCAACCTCGCCGTCACCACCTTCGACACCTATGTCGGCGATGGCGTCAAGGGCATCGCCGTGGTGGTGCCGGATCGTTCGCTCGGCCCGGTCGTCGCCGACAAGGCGAAGGCAGCCAAGATCGGCCTGATCGCGGTCGACGACGACATCGCCTTCGCCGACGGCACGCCGGTCGCCTATGTCGGCATGAACGCGCTCAACATCGGCAAGCAGGTCGGAACCGAGATCGCCCGCATCGCCAAGGCCGAAGGCTGGGACAAGGACCTCTCCAAGGTGCGCGTCGGCTCGATCGAGGACCAGAAGGCCGACACCTGCATGCGCCGCAACAAGGGCGCGGAGGAAGCGCTGGTCGCGGCGATCCCGGAGATCAAGTCGCGCATCGTCTCGATCCCCTACGACAACACCATGGTCAACTCGATCGACGTCGTTTCGACCACGCTGACAGCCAATCCGGATGCCGAGAAGTGGATATTCTTCTCCTGCAACGACGACGGCGTGCTCGGCGGCGTGCGCGCCACCGAGAATGCCGGCATGAAGCCGGAGAACGTCATCGGCATCGGCATCGACGGGTCGCGTTCCTGCGAGGCCTTCGGCGCCGGCAAGCCTTCGGGCTTCCGCGGCACGATGTGGCTGGACAGCGCCAAGCATGGCGCGGCCGCGATCCAGGCGCTCTACGACCAGGCCACCGGCAAGGAGATGCAGAAGGACTATTTCCAGGACGCCACCCTGATCAGCGGCGAGAATTTCGCCAAGTTCAAGGATACGCTCGGTTGCAAGTCCTAGGCTTTCTTTCCGCCTCACGGCGGGTGGCCTTTGGGCGGGCGGCTTCCTGCGGAGCCGCCCGCCGATGACCGTGCCCGTCGTTTCCGTCGAGAGCGTCTGCAAGCGTTTCGGCGCCGTGCAGGCGCTGCGAGATGTGTCGGTCGCCTTCAATGCCGGCGAGATCACTGCCCTGATCGGCGAGAACGGCGCCGGCAAGTCCACGCTGATGCGCGTGCTGGAGGGCGAGCACAGGCCCGATGCCGGTCGGGTTCTGGTCGATGGGCACCCGGTCCAGCTCAGCTCGCCGCGCGTCGCACATGGCTCTGGCATCCGCGTCATCCATCAGGAGCCGGAGATCATTCCGGAGCTGACGGTGGCGGAAAACATCTTCATCGGCGACATCAAGGCGCGCGGCGGCCTGTTCCTCGACCGCGCGGATCTGGAGCGGCGCAGTCTCGATCTGCTCGGTACGTTCGGCGTGGTCGACGTGCTGTCGCCCGGGCAGCGCTGCCATGGGCTCAGCCCGGCGCTCAGGCAGCTCATCGAGATCATGCGGGCGCTGCGGCCCGGCGCGAGGCTCCTTGCCTTCGACGAGCCGACTTCGTCCCTGACGGAGGACGAGGCGCAGCGGCTGTTCCGCGTCATCCGGCGTCTGAAAGCCGACGGCGTCGCCGTGATCTACATTTCGCACCGCCTGCGCGAGATCATCGAGCTTGCCGATCGCTGCGTGGTGATGCGCGACGGCAGCCGCGTCGCCGACGAGCCGATCGCGGCGCTCGACGAGCAGCGCATGGTGCGGCTGATGGTCGGCAGGCCGGTGAGCGACCTGTTCAACCGAAGAGAACGCACGCTGGGGCCGGTCCGGCTGGCGCTGGAAGCTGTCACGACACGCCGTGTCGACGGGATCAGCTTCGAGGTGAGGGCCGGCGAGATCGTCGGGCTGGGCGGACTGGTCGGCGCCGGACGGACGGAAGTCGCGCGCGCCATCGTCGGCCTCGATCCGCTGCTGTCGGGACGGATGACGGTCGGCGGCCGGCCTTACAAGCCGCGCGAACCGGCCGATGCCGTCGCGGCCGGAATCGGGCTGGTGCCGGAGGACCGCAAGCAGGAAGCGCTGCTCTTGATGCAGGCTGTGCGCGACAATGTCAGCCTCGTGGTGCCCGACAAGGTGTCGCGCTTCGGCTTCTTCAGCCGCAGGCGCGAGCGCGCGCTGGTCGCCCGCCACGTCGCGGAGCTCAGGGTGAAGACGCCGTCGATCGAACAGGCCGTCGGAAAACTGTCCGGCGGCAATCAGCAGAAGGTCGTCTTCGCGCGCTGGCAGGCGCGGGGGCCGGCCGTGCTCATCCTCGACGAGCCGACGCGCGGCATCGATGTCGGCGCCAAGGCGGAAATCTATAGGCTCATCGAAAGCCTGGCCGACCAGGGCCTCGCCATCCTGCTCATCTCCTCCGAGATGCCGGAGCTGCTCGGCCTCGCCGACCGCGTTCTGGTCATGCAGAGCGGGCGCATCAGCGGCGAGCTTCCGTGGCAGGAAGCGAGCGAGGAAGCGGTGCTGGCCTTGGCCATGCGCTCGGGGAAAGAGACAATCGAGAGGAGAGTATCGTGACCGATACCGCGACCGCCGGCCGCGAGCGCGCGCCGGCAAGTCTGTTCGGCCGCATCGGCGCGCAGAACATCAGTCTGCTGATCGCGCTGATCGTGCTGCTGGCGATCTTCGGCGCGCTCAGGCCCGACGTCTTCTTCACGCCGCGCAATCTGATCAATATCGGGCTCGCGGTCACCATCCTCGGCATCCTGGCGATGGCGCAGACCGTCGTCATCGTCTCCGGCGGGCTCGACATCTCGGTCGGATCGATCGTGGGCCTGAGCACCATGGTGCTTGCCGTCGCCGCACAGGAAACCGGCTCGATTTCGGCCGGTATCCTGGCCGGACTGCTCGCCGGACTTGTAGCGGGCGCGGTCAACGGGCTGATCATCGTCTACGGCCCGGTCAACGCGGTGATCGCGACGCTTGGAACGATGTCGGCCTTCCGCGGCCTCGCCTATCTGATGAACAACGGCAACTCCATCCCGATCACCGGCGACAGCCTGCGCGCGCTCGGCATCGGCACCTTTCTTGGCCTGCCTTTTGCCATCTGGCTGCTGATCGCCGCTATGGCGGCGTTCATCGTCTTCACCCGCGAGACGGTGGTCGGCAGGAACATCTACGCGCTCGGCGGCAATCCGACGGTGGCGCGGCTCGCCGGCATCCCGATCCGCCGCTACCAGATCTCGATCTACGCCATGAGCGGCTTCGCGGCAGCGGTGGCCGGCCTGGTGCTCGCCAGCCGCACCATGTCCGGACAGCCGGCCTCCGGCAGCCAGGGACTGGAGCTCGAGGCGATCACCGCCGCGATTCTCGGCGGCTGCGCGCTGCAGGGCGGCAAGGGCACGATCGTCGGCGCCATGTTGGGGGTGCTGATCATCGGCGTCCTCAACAACGGCATGATCCTGACCAGCGTGCCGACCTTCTACCAGCTGCTTGCCAAGGGCGCGCTGCTGATCCTGGCGGTCATCGTCCAGGAGCGCCAGCGGGCGCGGGCGGGAGAGTAGGCCGTGTGCGCAGATCGGCCGCTACACGCTTGCGATGCAGGTCTCAATCTCGAAGCATTGGATTGCGGTTCTATTTCAGGAACTGACGGAAGCGGCGGAGCGAGAACACAAACAGCAGCATGCCGATGACCAGCAGCGCCGCAAGCTGCGGCCAGACGACATCGAGGCCCGCGCCGCGGAACAGGACGGCCTGGGCCAGCATGACGAAATGCGTGTTGGGCGCGACGAACATGACGGCCTGGATGGCGAGGGGCATGCTCTCGCGCGGCGTCACGCCGCCGGACAGCACCTGCAGGGGCAGGAGCACCATCATCAACAGCAGGCCGAATTGCGGCATGGAGCCGGCGACGGTGGCAAGGAAGATCCCCAGACAGGTCATGGCGACGATGTCGAGGGCCGCGCCCACCATGAAAAGCGCGATCGATCCGTTTATCGGGACCGACAGCAGCCCCTGGATGACGAAGACGAGCGCAAGGCCCGACGCCACGAGGACGACGATGCCCATGGACCAGATCTTGCTCGTCATGATTTCGAACGGGGTGACCGGCATCACCAGCAGATGCTCGATCGTGCCGTGCTCGCGCTCGCGTATCAGCGCGGCACCGGTGAGCACGATCGAAAGCATGGTGATGGAGGAGATGACATTGGTGATGGCGCCGAACCAGCCCTTGTTGAGTTCGGGGTTGAATCGCGCCCGCAGGTCGAGCTCGACGGGGAGCGAAGTCTGGGAGCGATAGTGGTTCAGGAACTCGTTCACTTCCCCCGAAACGATCGACTGAACATAGCCTCCGCCGGTAAAGGCCTGCGACATGCGGGTGGCGTCGATGTTGAGCTGAACCGTTGGAGAGCGACCGGCCAGGAGGTCGCGCTGGAAGCTCGGCGGAATGTCCAGCGCGAATGTGTCCATTCCTGAATCCATGCGGCTGTCCATCTCGGGCTGGGAGATCAGTCGCGGCGCGGTGAAGTAAGGCGGGTAAAATGCCGTGACGATACGCGATGAGACCGGCGACTGATCCTCGTCGACGATGGCGATCGCAGCATGATTGAGCGTCTCGGGCATCGCCTTGGATTCGGTGTAGATGGCGAGGGTGAAGGCGTAGACGATCAGCACAAGCATCATCGGGTCCCGTACAAGACCGCGCAGTTCCTTGATGCCGAGCTCGTATATGTTGGCGATGTGCATCAGCGGGCCTGTTTTCTCAAGAAAGCCGCTCCAAGGCCGAGCAGCACCGGAATGGCGACGAGCAGCGGCACGAACGCGCCGGACAGGTCGGCAAAGCCGAGCGCTTTGGAAAAGACGCCGCGCGAGATCGTTACGAAATAGGTGGTCGGATAGATCCGGCCGATGAATGCACCCACGCCCTGCAGCGACGACACCGGGTCGATCATGCCCGAATATTGGGTGGCGGGGATCATGGTGAGCAGCGCGGTTCCGAAGATTGCCGCGATCTGGCTGCTCATGAAGGTCGACAGAAAGAGCCCCATTGCCGTCGTGGCCATGACGTAAAGAAGGGCGGCGGCTGCGAATGCCGGAAGGCTGCCGGTCAACGGCACGCCGAAAATGAAGACGGCAAAGGCAGTCAGCAGCACGAAGTTCAGCATCGCGAGGACCACATAGGGGATCTGCTTGCCGACCAGGAATTCGAGCCGGGTGACCGGCGTGACGTAGAAATTGATGATGGAGCCGAGTTCTTTCTCCCGCACCACGCTCAGCACGGCCAGCATTGCCGGGATCAGCAGGAGAAGCATCGGGAGGACAGCCGGAACGATGGCGTCGAGGCTGCGGACGTCGGGGTTGTAGCGGTAGCGGATATCGAGCTGAAAGGCGCTGGCGGTGGCGGTGTCGCCGTAGAGTTCGCGCGCCTTCCGCGCGAGCCAGCCGGCATGCATTCCCGAGACATAGCCCAGCACGGTTTCGGCGCGCGTCGGCATGGCGCCGTCGATCCACGCGCCGATCGTGACGTGGCGACCGCGCGCGAGGTCACGCCCGAACCCGGTCGGAATTTCGATGGCGAGATTGAGCTCCCCGTCCTCCATACGCCGATCGAGATCGGCATGGTCGGTGATCGGCGTCTTCTCGGTGAAATAGCGCGAGCCGGCGATCTGCAGCACATAGTCCCGGCTGATCGTCGTGTCGTCGCGATCGAGGACGGCGAAGGAGAGATTCTCGACGTCCATGTTGATGCCGTAGCCCACGACGAACATCAGGATGAGGCTGCCGATGGTAGCCAGCGTGGCGCGGATCGGATCGCGTGCGAGCTCCATCGCCTCGCGGCGGGTGTAGGCGAACATGCGGCGCAGATCGAAGAAACGGCCGTCGCGGCTCTCCTGGGGTTGGCTGTGCGGCGCGCCGAGCGCTTCCGCGAGCGGCACTGTTTCAGCGGCCGAGCCCGGCGTGCCGCGCTGCTCCGGCCCTGTCGCCTCCTCCAGATATCCGACAAAGGCTTCTTCCAGCGTTGCCGCCGAGCGGCTCCCGACGATGCCAGCGGGCGTGTCGCTGACCAGGACCTTGCCGGCGTGCATGAGCGAGATGCGATCGCAGCGTTCCGCCTCATTCATGAAATGCGTGGAGACGAAGATCGTCACGTTCTCCTTGCGGGAGAGATCGCCGAGAATCCGCCAGAACCCGTCGCGGGCAACCGGATCGACTCCGGAAGTGGGCTCGTCGAGGATCAGTATCTCGGGGGAATGGATCATCGCCACCGCCAGCGACAGCCGCTGGCGGATGCCGAGCGGCAGTGCTTCGGGCAGCGCGTCGACGTTGTTGGCCAGACCGAACTGCCGCGCGACCTCCTCGACCCGGGACGGGATCGCGGCGTCGGCCATGCCGAAGAGTCGGGCATGCAGCTCGAGGTTTTGCCGAACCGTCAGTTCCGAGTAGAGGGAGAATCCCTGTGACATGTAGCCGACGCGCCGCCGCACCTCGATGTCGCGCGAGTCGATCTCGCGTCCGAACAGCCGCGCCTTGCCCTCGCTCGGCTCGAGCAGCCCGGTCAGCATCTTCATGGTGGTCGTCTTGCCGCAGCCATTCGAGCCCAGGAAGCCGAAGATGTCACCGCGGCCGATGCGGAAGCTCACGTCGTCGACGGCGGTGAAATCGCCGAAGCGCATGGTGAGATGTTCAGCCTCGATGGCGGATACGCCGTCGGCATCGGCGGGTCGTGGAGGGATCTTCACCGTCTCGTGGCTGCCTCGCTTCTCCGGCGGGAGAAGAGCGATGAAAGCCGCGTCGAGGTCAGGCGCGCCGGTGCGTGCGAGCAGGTCGGCCGGGGCTCCGGACGCCAGCACCCGGCCTCCATCCATCGCCACCAGCCAGTCGAAGCGCGCGGCCTCCTCCATGTAGGCCGTCGCGATGATGACGCTCATGCCGTCGCGGCTCTTGCGAATCTCATCGATCAGTTCCCAGAACTGGCGGCGCGACAAAGGGTCGACGCCGGTGGTCGGCTCATCCAGGATCAAAAGGTCCGGATCGTGGATCAGGGCGCAGCAGAGGCCGAGTTTCTGTTTCATGCCGCCCGAAAGCTTGCCGGCCTGCCGATCGGCGAAAGGCGCAAGCCCGGTGCGCCTCAGGAGCTCGCCGATGCGGCGCTCCCGCTCCCGTCGGTCGTGCCCGAAAAGGCGGCCAAAGAAATCGATGTTGTCGAAGACGGACAGCGTCGGATAGAGGTTCTTGCCAAGGCCCTGCGGCATATAGGCGATCCTTGGGTAGACGCTCTGCCGGTGGCGGAGATCGGCCATGTCTCCGCCCAGCACCTCGATATGCCCTTCCTGTATCGTCCGCGCTCCGGCAACCAGGGAAAGCAGGCTGGATTTGCCGACGCCGTCCGGCCCGATCAGGCCGACCATGCAGCCGGCCGGGAAGTCCAGCGATATGTCATTGAGAGCCCGGACCTTCCCATAGACATGGCCGACGTTCTCCAGCCGCGCGACCCGCTTCGGCGAGAAGGCAGCGGCGCCGTCCGCCCGGGCATTCATTGCACGAGCTTTCCTTGGACGCCGGCCGGCCATTCAGCCTGCGGGTCGAGCCGCACATAGGCCACGCCGGGCAAACCCGTCTTGACCTGCTGGATGTATTTGCGGAGCAGCTCCGGCGAGATATGCGCCTTGATCCGGAACATGAGCTTCAGGCGCTCCTCCTCCGTCTCGACGGTCTTGGGCGTGAACTGCGCGACGTCCGCGACGAAGGTCACCTTGGCGGGGATGATGTATTGCGGCGCGGCATCGAGCACGAGGCGTACGTCGGAGCCGATGGCGACGCGCCCAGCCTGCGCGGTCGACAGGAAGAACGTCATGTAGACATCGCCGAGATCGACGAGGTTGAGCACGCGCCCGCCGCCCGCAAGCACCTCACCGGGTTCCGCCACCCGGAATTGGACACGTCCATCGCGCGGCGATTTCAGCGTGGCGTCGTCGATATCGGCATCGATGCTTTCGATCGCCGCCTGCGCGGCATCGACCGCGGCCTTGGCATCGACCACCTGTGCCCTCGCAGCGTTGATGGCCGCCTCGCTGGCGGCGAGCTGGGCCTGCGCCGCGGCAACGGCGGCCTTCGCGCTCTGCTCGGCGGCGCGATCGTTGTCGAGAACCTGCTGGGAGACGGTGTTGTTGACCGCGAGCTGCTGGGAGCGCGCCAAGGTCCGCTCGGCGGCGTCGAGCTCGGCCCCGCGCTGCGCGACGACCGCGGCGGCTGCCGTCTTTTCGGCTTCGCGTTGCGTCACCAGGCTGCCGGCGGTCTCGACGCCGATGGTGGCGCGCTGAAGCTGCGCCTCGGCCTGGCGGCGCTGAGCCTCGATCTGCGTGGTGTCCATGCGGGCAAGCACTTCGCCGGCTTTGACGAAATCACCTTCGCCGACCAGGATTTCCTTGATCCGCCCCGACGCCTTCGTGGAGACGTCGATTTCGACCGCTTCGATGCGGCCGTTACCGCTGGCGATGCCTTGCGGCAACGCCCCGGCCTCGGATCGCTGCCATGCGTAATAGCCGGCTGCCGCGAGCGCGATCAGAATGACGGGAGACAGCCACCGTAACGAACCTTTCATTGGCGGCCTCCTGCGCTGCGCGACGCGGGGACGAGCGCGGGCGGCGCAAAAGGGATCTGTTCAGGGCTCAACGAGATGCCGATCATGGCGGGGGACTCCGTTCGGGCTGAGAGCTGAACGGGACCAAAACAGAGGCCCGGCATGGCGACCTTGATCCGTATCAATCGCGGGAGAAGCACACCGGCGACGCAGAACGGCCTTCGAGGGAAGTTGCCCAGGCCACCAGAAGTCCGTGCCCTGTTTCATCGCATCGAGGCGTTCGCCGACCTTCGGACAGACCGAAGCGCCTCCTTGAAGCGCGTCGCGTCGAAACGGATTCGATCGACGCGCCTCAAGTCTTTGTTTCGATGCATGTCGTTTTCCCAAGCCGATGCACAGTTTTGGGCGACATGCACTAAACGCTTTCGAGATAGGTCTCGATCTCGAAGTCGCTGACGTTGAGCGCGAAGGTGTTGAGCTCCTGGCGCTTGCAAGCGATGAAGGCGTCGCGCAGCACAGCCGGGAAGATTTCCGCGACGCGCGGCCCGGTTTCGAACGCGGCGATGGCCGAAGCCCAATCCGGGGGCAGCTTGGCGAGCGTCAGTCCTTGCCCCTCGCCGCCGGTCGGCTCGCCGGGTGACAGTTGTTTTTCGATGCCCATCAGCGCGGCGCCCAGGATCGCCGCCAGCACCAGATAGGGGTTGGCGTCGGCGCCGGAGACGCGATGCTCGATGCGACGCGCGGCAGATGGGCCACCCGGAATGCGTATCGCCACCATGCGGTTTTCGTAACCCCAGGCGACGGCCGTCGGCGCATAGGATCTTGGCCGAAGCCGGCGGTAGGAATTGAAATGCGGCGCGAACACCAGCGTGCTCTCGGCCATGGCGGCAAGCAGGCCGCCGACCGCGTGGCGCATGGTCTCGGAGCCCTGGTCGCTGCCGTCGTCGAAGATGTTGCGGCCTTGCTTGTCGACGACGCTGAAATGGACGTGGAAACCGTTGCCGGCACGCTCGCCATAG
The window above is part of the Mesorhizobium sp. WSM4904 genome. Proteins encoded here:
- a CDS encoding ThuA domain-containing protein; the protein is MRQALIVWGGWEGHEPEAGANVVKTMLEEEGFAVRVENTTAVFADPAIAELSLIVPIYTMSKLAKAEAANLTKAVESGVGLGGYHGGMGDAFRESTEYQFMCGGQWVAHPGNIIDYRVNIVRRDDPIMAGIEDFAYRSEQYYMHVDPSNEVLATTTFSGEHAPWIDGVVMPVVWKRRHGKGRVFYSSLGHVAKEFEVPQMRTILRRGLIWAAR
- a CDS encoding FadR/GntR family transcriptional regulator: METIVPSDAIGWMPSVDQGGASVHNAVVSVLGSRILGGNYAPGDALPREDELCAMLGVSRTSVREAVKVLSAKGLVEARRRAGVRVLPRDNWRLLDPVVLGWHPAIQDDEELVSGLLEARRIFEPAAAELAARRATAADLADIERAVVGMRDNIPRDLNAVCQADLAFHKGVIAASHNVVLKGLVGMLEAALRATFLVTNPLMEAQSRALSAHVAVLEAIRIRDTAGARAAMNRLLDIAADDLHTKA
- the dgoD gene encoding galactonate dehydratase, producing MAITTRVVNADMRNWVFVRIETDQPGLYGWGEATLEWKTQAVVGAVADLAPLLIGRDPRDIEQAVRILKKHSFWRLGVIGMSAVSGIELALWDIFGKWLDQPVWRLLGGKVRDRVKVYTHLGLGDMRAVYETLDTEPLVQRASEVVARGYRALKAVFIPYSHYHAPLIEVDKVGRLMEALRKTVGPEVEIMVDFHGRPASASTALAYIDALAPHRPMFVEEPLPPGETGALAQLAAKSRVPIATGERLVDRPEFDDLFRAGAVDIVQPDICHCGGLLEAKKIAAMAEAVSVGVAPHNPLGPIAGAAALHFAVSTPNHLIQEEMVGAVPWYFEVVKGPIRMVDGCWQVPDAPGLGVEVDEAVAERHPYKPEVMHTTNAVLADGTIVDW
- a CDS encoding SDR family oxidoreductase; its protein translation is MAGRLKDKVAIITGAGRGIGEATARAMAAEGAAIVVAEKDASAGAKVVASLVESGARALFVETDVADSRSCEAMAEQALAAFGRIDVLVANAGINVFHEPLETTEEEWRRCFAVDLDGVWYSARAVLPAMRAQKQGSVVAIASCHSFAIIPSTFPYPVAKHGLLGLVRSLGIQYAAEGVRVNAIAPGYIETQIAVDYWNTFADPQAERQRIYDLHPPRRIGRPEEVAMTAVFLGSDEAPFINAACIVIDGGRSVLYHE
- a CDS encoding substrate-binding domain-containing protein, with the protein product MKKMIKICLAVAATAAVALTVHGAGAQDKMKFGYINKMGDHPWFVREVKGAKDKAAELGVDLLVQDVQFDANLAVTTFDTYVGDGVKGIAVVVPDRSLGPVVADKAKAAKIGLIAVDDDIAFADGTPVAYVGMNALNIGKQVGTEIARIAKAEGWDKDLSKVRVGSIEDQKADTCMRRNKGAEEALVAAIPEIKSRIVSIPYDNTMVNSIDVVSTTLTANPDAEKWIFFSCNDDGVLGGVRATENAGMKPENVIGIGIDGSRSCEAFGAGKPSGFRGTMWLDSAKHGAAAIQALYDQATGKEMQKDYFQDATLISGENFAKFKDTLGCKS
- a CDS encoding sugar ABC transporter ATP-binding protein, whose amino-acid sequence is MTVPVVSVESVCKRFGAVQALRDVSVAFNAGEITALIGENGAGKSTLMRVLEGEHRPDAGRVLVDGHPVQLSSPRVAHGSGIRVIHQEPEIIPELTVAENIFIGDIKARGGLFLDRADLERRSLDLLGTFGVVDVLSPGQRCHGLSPALRQLIEIMRALRPGARLLAFDEPTSSLTEDEAQRLFRVIRRLKADGVAVIYISHRLREIIELADRCVVMRDGSRVADEPIAALDEQRMVRLMVGRPVSDLFNRRERTLGPVRLALEAVTTRRVDGISFEVRAGEIVGLGGLVGAGRTEVARAIVGLDPLLSGRMTVGGRPYKPREPADAVAAGIGLVPEDRKQEALLLMQAVRDNVSLVVPDKVSRFGFFSRRRERALVARHVAELRVKTPSIEQAVGKLSGGNQQKVVFARWQARGPAVLILDEPTRGIDVGAKAEIYRLIESLADQGLAILLISSEMPELLGLADRVLVMQSGRISGELPWQEASEEAVLALAMRSGKETIERRVS